Proteins from a genomic interval of Clostridium scatologenes:
- a CDS encoding DUF1835 domain-containing protein gives MNNIINICFTDGAGGKFRIASKMNELDSKQKVMVLSDDLSHGPIKCGVNIEERINWWKVASEDEYFLQYGAEDLKENYNTFHSEISKIDSKDVLYLWYGSSQEFCGMLYTLELLKNKDLNIYLINVTHAVVKNKGNVYLARDTGYIVPQYIEKYARLKEKLASDKYRELLNTWELLKNDNSMLRVFENEKIRSVDENYFDMDILKYVPKEFKNSAKIVRLVVENSDMEISFDYIMWRIKELVKLRKIDCAYDKTYHGKFESPKMNIKITEEGLKYLSTDQKAMSIWRNSKKDLNTEDYIINEYIEEGRLEEKVNIAKALKDVLDAETIAEKTGLTVGQVKNL, from the coding sequence ATGAATAATATAATAAATATATGTTTTACAGATGGCGCAGGAGGAAAATTTAGAATTGCTAGTAAGATGAATGAACTGGATAGCAAGCAAAAGGTTATGGTTCTTTCTGATGATCTTTCACATGGACCTATAAAATGTGGAGTAAATATTGAAGAGAGAATTAATTGGTGGAAAGTTGCAAGTGAAGATGAATATTTTCTTCAGTATGGTGCAGAGGATTTAAAAGAAAATTATAATACATTTCATAGTGAAATTTCAAAAATAGATAGCAAAGATGTTTTATACTTATGGTATGGCTCCAGTCAAGAGTTTTGTGGAATGCTATATACCTTAGAGCTTTTAAAGAATAAGGATTTAAATATATATTTAATAAATGTAACACATGCAGTTGTGAAGAATAAAGGAAATGTGTATTTAGCTAGAGATACTGGATACATTGTACCACAATATATAGAAAAATATGCAAGGTTAAAGGAAAAACTGGCTTCAGATAAATATAGGGAGCTTCTTAATACCTGGGAATTATTAAAAAATGATAATTCAATGTTACGTGTTTTTGAAAATGAAAAAATAAGAAGTGTAGATGAAAATTATTTTGATATGGATATACTGAAATACGTTCCAAAAGAATTTAAAAATTCAGCTAAAATTGTAAGGCTAGTAGTAGAAAACAGTGATATGGAAATTTCCTTTGATTATATAATGTGGAGAATAAAAGAATTAGTTAAGTTAAGAAAAATTGACTGCGCATATGATAAAACTTATCATGGTAAATTTGAGAGTCCTAAAATGAATATAAAGATAACAGAAGAAGGATTAAAGTATCTAAGTACTGATCAGAAGGCTATGAGTATTTGGAGAAATAGTAAAAAAGATTTAAATACAGAAGATTATATTATAAATGAATACATAGAAGAAGGTAGGCTGGAAGAGAAAGTAAATATTGCAAAAGCATTGAAAGACGTATTAGATGCAGAAACCATAGCAGAAAAAACAGGTTTAACTGTAGGACAAGTTAAGAATTTGTAA
- a CDS encoding ABC transporter ATP-binding protein produces MIVLQVENLVKKYGKFTAINDISFELTEGKIIGLIGPNGAGKTTTLKCITGLLKSNAGRVLIMDKCIRDKEARSNIAYIPETPDIYGMLTVWEHLKFIALAYNLKNWEVHAEELLQKFDLKDKRNDLCKNLSKGMTQKVSICSNLLHDPQVILVDEPMIGLDPKAIRELKDAFKTLKEEGKTVFISTHLLDNAQNLCDEVIVMKKGKIIAKGSLEELRKDFNAGKDVTLEDLFLEVTEDEKN; encoded by the coding sequence ATGATAGTTTTGCAAGTTGAAAATTTAGTGAAAAAATATGGAAAGTTTACAGCTATAAATGATATTTCTTTTGAGCTTACAGAAGGAAAGATTATTGGACTTATAGGACCTAATGGCGCGGGAAAGACTACCACTTTAAAGTGTATTACTGGACTTTTGAAGTCAAATGCTGGAAGAGTTCTTATAATGGATAAATGTATAAGGGACAAGGAAGCCAGGAGCAATATTGCATATATTCCTGAAACTCCAGATATATATGGTATGCTGACAGTTTGGGAACACCTTAAATTTATAGCTTTAGCATATAATCTAAAAAATTGGGAAGTACATGCTGAAGAACTACTTCAAAAGTTTGACTTAAAGGATAAGAGAAATGATCTATGTAAAAATCTATCCAAGGGTATGACTCAAAAAGTATCCATATGTAGTAATTTGCTCCATGATCCTCAAGTTATATTGGTAGATGAACCTATGATAGGATTAGATCCAAAGGCTATAAGAGAATTGAAGGATGCATTTAAAACTTTAAAGGAAGAAGGGAAGACTGTTTTTATAAGTACTCATTTGTTAGATAATGCCCAAAACCTTTGTGATGAAGTTATAGTTATGAAAAAAGGGAAGATTATTGCAAAAGGAAGTCTGGAAGAGCTTAGAAAAGATTTTAATGCAGGTAAAGATGTAACCTTGGAGGATCTCTTCTTGGAGGTAACTGAAGATGAAAAAAACTAA
- a CDS encoding DUF3658 domain-containing protein — MNKIINICFSESAGGSFKYAINTKILQGNQEVIIFVDDLSQGSIKDEINIDKRINWDNTFTRENQLRSAVEYDIDDLKENYSTFYNEISKVDHSDILYLWYGSSREFCGMLYALEVLKDRNLDIYLINVKDTVIKRKEIEFKARSVGEIILENIEKYAAAKRKLNLNEYRKLLDKWELLKKDNSILRVIKDGKLESVDENYFDIDILKYTPKEFRNPIRTIGDVLGKSEERISDEYIFWRIKELIKTGKIEHNGKFGIVGMEIKITEEGLKYLSKDKDAIKIWEEYRKELVAEEEIRKKYRQQGVFEERMDIAKKLKDVLDDKTIAEKVGLSIEQVKNLKIYD; from the coding sequence ATGAACAAAATAATTAACATATGTTTTTCAGAAAGTGCAGGAGGAAGTTTTAAGTATGCTATTAATACTAAAATACTTCAAGGTAATCAGGAGGTAATAATTTTTGTTGATGATCTTTCACAGGGATCTATAAAGGATGAAATAAATATTGATAAAAGAATCAATTGGGATAATACTTTTACGAGAGAAAATCAATTAAGATCAGCTGTTGAATATGATATAGATGATTTAAAAGAAAATTACAGCACATTTTATAATGAGATTTCTAAAGTGGATCATAGTGATATTTTATATTTATGGTATGGCTCTAGTAGAGAGTTTTGTGGAATGTTATATGCTTTAGAGGTTTTGAAAGATAGAAATTTAGATATATATTTAATAAATGTAAAAGATACAGTTATTAAACGCAAAGAAATTGAATTTAAGGCTAGGTCTGTTGGAGAAATTATACTAGAAAACATAGAAAAGTATGCAGCAGCTAAAAGAAAGCTGAATTTAAATGAATATAGAAAGCTTCTTGATAAATGGGAATTACTAAAAAAAGATAACTCTATATTACGTGTTATTAAAGATGGAAAGTTAGAAAGTGTAGATGAAAACTATTTTGACATAGATATACTAAAATACACCCCAAAAGAATTTAGAAATCCAATAAGAACAATAGGAGATGTATTAGGCAAAAGTGAAGAAAGAATTTCAGATGAATACATATTTTGGAGAATAAAAGAATTAATTAAAACAGGAAAAATAGAACACAATGGTAAATTTGGAATTGTAGGAATGGAAATAAAAATAACTGAAGAAGGATTAAAATATTTAAGTAAGGACAAAGATGCCATAAAAATTTGGGAAGAGTATAGAAAAGAATTAGTAGCAGAAGAAGAGATTAGAAAAAAGTATAGACAGCAAGGTGTATTTGAAGAAAGAATGGATATAGCAAAAAAATTAAAAGATGTTTTAGATGATAAAACTATAGCAGAGAAAGTAGGTTTAAGTATAGAACAAGTTAAAAACTTGAAAATTTATGATTGA
- a CDS encoding HAMP domain-containing sensor histidine kinase — protein sequence MKLKRWLILSHLTVMLTPVISGLLLYIIIGNYNKNTQVSDYISAVNKFKTYQQQLDNSDIYTGYSLKDKKFISSKDSNSIKIELYNAVGQEIYSSDDNIAGFISKEIAFSDLYKIQIGARAYTLKMPVFNKDSVLVGFYKIAVAREDFIQGINYGTVITVLFFIIIVLCILISVWLLLNKKLNRPIKLLVEGMNKFALGDKNIVDYKYSDEIGELIKHFNDMKKDIEEKREIIEQQQKSKEYMISAISHDLKTPLTAIRAYAEAMINDENLDIKDNKNKSSVILNKSDYMKNMIDDLMMYNLLTTEYKMNFVELEGSEFFEMLFSGYDESCTQKKIKLTIDINVQGKYKVDVRQMTRVVDNLMANALRYTPVEGYICIGAVSLDNEMPDWLKIGTESKTVTWKKDGLLIVVKNQGNGIIDKEKEKVFMPFYQSDDSRNKKLWNGVGLGLSIVKLVIEKHYGEVKVFSEGNSTMFACWIPINKQ from the coding sequence ATGAAACTTAAAAGATGGCTTATATTGTCTCATTTAACAGTTATGCTGACACCAGTGATTTCAGGTTTGTTATTATATATAATTATAGGCAATTATAATAAAAATACTCAAGTTTCAGATTATATATCTGCTGTAAATAAATTTAAAACATATCAGCAGCAATTGGATAATTCTGATATATATACTGGATACTCTTTAAAAGATAAAAAATTTATATCTAGCAAGGACAGTAATTCTATAAAAATAGAATTATACAATGCTGTAGGTCAGGAAATATATTCTTCAGATGATAATATAGCTGGTTTTATTTCAAAGGAGATTGCATTTTCAGACTTATATAAAATACAAATAGGAGCTAGAGCATATACACTGAAGATGCCCGTATTCAATAAGGATAGTGTACTGGTAGGGTTTTATAAAATAGCTGTAGCAAGGGAAGATTTTATTCAAGGTATAAATTATGGAACCGTTATTACAGTTTTATTTTTTATAATTATAGTTTTGTGTATTCTTATATCAGTATGGCTTCTTTTAAACAAAAAACTTAATAGGCCTATTAAACTTCTAGTAGAAGGAATGAATAAGTTTGCTTTAGGAGATAAAAACATAGTAGATTATAAATACAGTGACGAGATAGGTGAGCTTATAAAACATTTTAATGATATGAAAAAGGATATTGAAGAGAAAAGAGAGATTATTGAGCAGCAGCAAAAATCTAAGGAATATATGATATCTGCTATATCTCATGATTTAAAAACACCATTAACTGCTATAAGAGCTTATGCTGAAGCTATGATTAATGATGAAAATTTAGATATAAAAGATAATAAAAATAAGTCTTCAGTTATACTGAATAAAAGTGATTATATGAAAAATATGATAGATGATTTAATGATGTACAATCTTCTTACTACAGAATATAAAATGAATTTTGTAGAACTTGAAGGCTCGGAGTTCTTTGAAATGCTATTTTCAGGGTATGATGAATCCTGCACACAAAAGAAAATAAAACTTACTATAGATATAAATGTTCAAGGTAAATACAAAGTAGATGTAAGACAGATGACAAGGGTAGTAGATAATTTGATGGCAAATGCTTTAAGATATACTCCTGTAGAGGGATATATATGTATTGGTGCAGTTTCACTAGATAATGAAATGCCAGATTGGTTGAAAATAGGCACAGAAAGTAAGACAGTTACATGGAAAAAAGATGGTTTGCTCATTGTAGTTAAAAATCAGGGTAATGGCATTATAGATAAAGAAAAAGAAAAGGTGTTTATGCCATTTTATCAAAGTGATGATTCTAGAAATAAAAAGTTGTGGAATGGTGTAGGACTAGGGCTTAGCATCGTTAAATTAGTAATCGAAAAGCATTATGGTGAAGTTAAAGTATTTTCAGAAGGAAACAGTACAATGTTCGCATGTTGGATACCTATAAATAAACAGTAA
- a CDS encoding putative ABC exporter domain-containing protein yields MKKTNIINDIRAIMYLKIMEFKNNIMEIFKHPIRAIIEVSKFVLPIIFAMIPFIFNTKKRGNAISIDGSLANIIGSVIMLLVIIIFFMNLYKAVVKYYPTQYSTADVNFLFTSPISSRTIYSFSIAKQISISLIGSFIIILPFYAMLKSLNILISDLGTVYTFIGIVLFIIVIKTLNFFLYSISKRFNIAFLIESMVIILIASVILYFGISLYRSGDIINNVIVILNGKTFGLIPIIGWTRELIMSGFTGIISVSSLMKMSAFVILMMFITIYFATDYYEEAIVSVERTASMKNKNLDEVETKSANKKKVKNINITWNLKKEYAFLWKELIINKRKSKGTIVLVLKYVLFAVVGGIAGYLLRKQNYVNIISLVLIFSISLNSASNGFMEGVQYELKKSYIFLLPGKIKNKILAINMLPVIKIVLRNSIIIAFLTIFIKVTLLQFLSMLILVNSFNLINLFTTIVIKVILPSESEKNILLIYIKAILEFIAVIPAVGVGVLVWYFSKEIEASIFVFGAASLFSIVGLLWISEALFKRVECVK; encoded by the coding sequence ATGAAAAAAACTAATATAATAAATGATATTAGAGCTATAATGTACTTAAAAATTATGGAGTTTAAAAATAATATAATGGAAATATTTAAACATCCAATTCGTGCCATTATTGAAGTTTCAAAGTTTGTACTACCAATAATATTTGCTATGATTCCATTTATTTTTAATACTAAAAAACGAGGAAATGCAATCAGTATAGATGGTTCATTAGCAAATATTATAGGATCAGTAATAATGCTTTTGGTAATAATAATTTTTTTCATGAATCTTTATAAAGCTGTAGTCAAATACTATCCTACTCAGTATTCTACAGCAGATGTGAATTTTCTATTTACATCTCCTATAAGCAGCAGAACAATATATTCATTTTCTATAGCAAAACAGATATCTATTTCATTGATAGGAAGTTTTATTATAATACTTCCTTTTTATGCAATGTTAAAAAGTTTAAATATATTAATCTCAGATTTAGGCACTGTCTATACATTTATTGGTATAGTTTTATTTATAATAGTAATCAAAACTTTAAATTTCTTTTTATATTCTATATCTAAAAGATTTAATATAGCTTTTCTTATTGAAAGTATGGTTATAATTTTAATAGCTTCAGTAATTTTATATTTTGGTATTTCGTTGTACAGAAGTGGAGATATTATAAACAATGTAATTGTAATCCTTAATGGAAAAACCTTTGGATTAATACCTATAATAGGATGGACTAGGGAACTAATAATGTCAGGTTTTACAGGAATAATTTCAGTAAGCTCTTTGATGAAAATGAGTGCTTTTGTAATACTAATGATGTTTATTACTATTTATTTTGCTACAGATTATTATGAAGAAGCAATAGTTTCTGTGGAAAGAACTGCATCAATGAAAAATAAAAATCTAGATGAGGTCGAAACTAAATCAGCTAATAAGAAAAAAGTAAAAAACATTAATATAACTTGGAATTTAAAAAAGGAATATGCTTTTTTATGGAAGGAATTAATAATAAATAAAAGGAAAAGTAAAGGAACAATAGTTTTAGTACTAAAATATGTTTTATTTGCAGTTGTAGGAGGAATAGCAGGTTATTTATTGAGAAAGCAGAATTATGTGAATATAATTTCATTGGTACTAATTTTCAGCATAAGCTTAAATAGTGCTAGCAATGGATTTATGGAGGGAGTACAGTATGAACTTAAGAAATCATATATATTTTTGCTTCCAGGAAAAATAAAAAATAAAATACTTGCTATAAATATGCTTCCAGTAATAAAGATTGTTTTAAGAAATTCGATTATAATAGCTTTTTTGACAATATTTATAAAAGTAACATTGCTCCAATTTTTATCCATGTTGATTTTAGTTAATTCTTTTAACTTAATAAATCTTTTTACAACCATAGTAATTAAGGTTATTCTTCCCTCGGAAAGTGAGAAAAATATCTTACTTATATACATTAAGGCTATTCTTGAATTTATAGCAGTTATTCCAGCTGTAGGAGTTGGGGTACTAGTATGGTATTTTTCAAAGGAGATAGAGGCTTCTATTTTTGTATTTGGTGCAGCAAGCTTATTTAGTATTGTAGGACTTTTATGGATAAGTGAAGCTTTGTTTAAAAGAGTGGAGTGTGTAAAATGA